Genomic DNA from Acidobacteriota bacterium:
GCGACAGAAAGAAAAAGGGATTCACGTATTTTCAATGATTTACGTGAACCCCCTTGATCGGTTTCGAAGTCCACTGCTCTATCCTGACTGAGCTACGGGCGCAAAAAATATGGGGTGAGTGATGGGATTCGAACCCACGACAACTGGAGCCACAGTCCAGGGCTCTACCAGCTGAGCTACACTCACCATAATCCCTAACTGATAACTCTAATTTACAATGAACGAAAGCCAATTTCAATTATGCAAACGCCGGCTGCCAAGTAAATCCTCGCTTGACTGAAAGCCGAGTGATGATTGCCAGCTGAAGCAGCCATGATTTCTTCTCGCATAATCAATCCAAACACAAGCTAAAGTGGCACGCCTGGAGGGATTCGAACCCCCGACCCTCTGCTTAGAAGGCAGATGCTCTCTCCTACTGAGCTACAGGCGCACTAAGCGGAGTTATTGTAGGTTTCATGAAAATCATTGTCAAGGCAATGATTTTCCACTATTGAAAATTGAATTTAAAAGTAAGAGCAATCATGGATCAAGAAGAAGTTGAACGATTGTAAATAGAAAAAGAAATGGCGCGCCTGAGAGGATTTGAACCTCCGACACCCGGCTCCGGAGGCCGATGCTCTATCCACTGAGCTACAGGCGCGCATCATGGTCGGGGCGAGAGGATTTGAACCTCCGACCCCTTGCGCCCAAGGCAAGTGCGCTACCAGGCTGCGCCACGCCCCGATCCGATAATTTGTTACAAATATACTTCTTCTTAACAATTTTTGCATTATAAGTAATCATGCTGAGAGCGTCAAGCAATACTAGGATATCGGTATCGCTCAGAACTAAGAGATGACGCAAAGCTACAGAGCCATGGAAAGACCGTCGGATGCGGCGATGATCTCAATTCCGGTCTCATCGCTCATCCTCTGAGCCATCTCCCAGGGCTTCGCCTTCAGGAGGGTCATGCCAAAGTGTGTCAGCACCACCTTTTTCGGTTTGATCGCCAGGACGATCTTCTTCGCGTCGTCCAGGCTGAGGTGAGGGATCTCCGTTCGCGGAATTCCCAGCCTGTCATATGTGGAAGCGCGAACTACGTTGATGACAAGAATGTCCGAATCCTCAAAATTCTCGATCAAGCCAGGGAAAAATTTTGTGTCAACGATGAAGGAAAGTTTCTGGCTTTTCAGATCGAATTTCATCCCGTAGGTCTGAACGTTGTGATCGAGATTGATGGAGGTCATAAATGAAAGGTCTCCGAGGCAATAGGAGCGGTCTTCCTCCAGCATTACGATCTCCTGGAGGAAGCTGCGCAGGTAGTTCAGGACAATGGCATTCTCTCCGTGGAGGCACTCCGGAGGTGCGAAGAGAACGCCTCTCTTTTTCAACCCCCCTTCCGTCATGGCATCTATAAGGATGTTGACATCGTTCGTGTGATCGATGTGGAGATGGCTCAGGATGACGGCATCAAGGGCAGCCACATCGATCTTCGGCTTCGAAGCTGCGCAGCGGACGAGTGTTCCGGGACCGGGATCCAGGATGATCTTCTTGCCTTTCAGATTCAAAAAGACGCCCGCCGAGGATCGCAACTGCTTCGCCACGACATAGCGCGCTCCTGCTGTCCCAAGAAATTTAATGAAATCCGCCATCCCTGATTCCAAATTATAACGGAAAACTTAGAACGACTTCCAATTGTTCTGTTTGCTTTAATCTTTGAATCGTCTGTATGCTTCGCGGCGGGCGACAAGGTAGTCGCCGCTGATGATCCGCCGCCACCAGGTCTCGTTCTGCCTGTACCATGCGATGGTCCTCTTAAGCCCCTCCTCGAACTTGACAGCGGGTTCCCACCCTGTTTCTTTAATGATCTTAGAAAAGTCGATGGCGTATCTTCGGTCATGACCCGGTCTGTCCGCAACATGCTTCAAGAGCGATTCATCCCGCCCGGTAATCTTCAGTATCTTTTTCGCCACGTCGATGTTTTTCCTCTCGCAGCCTCCGCCGATGTTGTAAACTTCTCCTTCTTTTCCCTCTTCCAGGACCTTGAGGATCGCCTCGCAGTTGTCCTCGACGTAGAGCCAGTCGCGCACGTAGAGGCCATCTCCGTAAATCGGGAGAGGCTTCCCCTGGAATGCGTTCGTGACCATCAGCGGGATGAACTTCTCCGGGAACTGATAGGGGCCGTAATTGTTGGAGGACCTTGTGATGATGATGGGTAATCGATAGGTCTTGAAATAAGCCCGAGCTATCAGATCCGCCGCTGCCTTGCTT
This window encodes:
- a CDS encoding MBL fold metallo-hydrolase — encoded protein: MADFIKFLGTAGARYVVAKQLRSSAGVFLNLKGKKIILDPGPGTLVRCAASKPKIDVAALDAVILSHLHIDHTNDVNILIDAMTEGGLKKRGVLFAPPECLHGENAIVLNYLRSFLQEIVMLEEDRSYCLGDLSFMTSINLDHNVQTYGMKFDLKSQKLSFIVDTKFFPGLIENFEDSDILVINVVRASTYDRLGIPRTEIPHLSLDDAKKIVLAIKPKKVVLTHFGMTLLKAKPWEMAQRMSDETGIEIIAASDGLSMAL
- the rfbB gene encoding dTDP-glucose 4,6-dehydratase — its product is MKVLITGGCGFIGANFIHYLLRKRPSFKIINFDLLTYSGNPENLKSVEKHPGYRFVRGDIADKKTVSAIFSERIDAVVNFAAESHVDRSIEDADPFLRTNVIGSQNLMEEARRRKIDRFIHISTDEVYGSIAGRKKFGEDHPMAPSSPYSASKAAADLIARAYFKTYRLPIIITRSSNNYGPYQFPEKFIPLMVTNAFQGKPLPIYGDGLYVRDWLYVEDNCEAILKVLEEGKEGEVYNIGGGCERKNIDVAKKILKITGRDESLLKHVADRPGHDRRYAIDFSKIIKETGWEPAVKFEEGLKRTIAWYRQNETWWRRIISGDYLVARREAYRRFKD